One genomic window of Glycine soja cultivar W05 chromosome 9, ASM419377v2, whole genome shotgun sequence includes the following:
- the LOC114368658 gene encoding short-chain dehydrogenase TIC 32, chloroplastic-like isoform X2, whose product MWWPFSRKEKEGSGFSSSSTAEEVTEGIDGTALTAIVTGASSGIGAETTRVLAMRGVHVIMGVKNMNAAKNIKETILKGIPSAKVDAMELDLSSMTSVRKFASEFISSSLPLNILINNAGIFGTPFMLSEDNIELQFATNHIGHFLLTNLLLDTMKKTTHESKKQGRIVNVSSQGHQFTYREGILFDKLNDQSSYQAFRAYGQSKLANILHANELARRLKEDGVDITANSLHPGAIATNIHRYNSVLTGLPGVVKKLLSYVVKNVQQIVILPKQTHKEGTLIWLRNSGTSA is encoded by the exons ATGTGGTGGCCGTTCAGcagaaaagagaaagagggtTCTGGATTTTCATCTTCTTCCACTGCCGAGGAAGTTACTGAAGGAATCGATGGCACTGCCCTCACTGCTATTGTTACAG GGGCATCTAGTGGTATTGGTGCTGAGACTACCCGTGTTCTTGCTATGCGTGGTGTCCATGTAATTATGGGGGTGAAAAATATGAATGctgcaaaaaatataaaagaaacaatACTTAAAGGGATTCCCTCAGCTAAAGTTGATGCTATGGAGTTAGACCTTAGTTCAATGACATCTGTTCGAAAATTTGCATCAGAGTTCATTTCTTCTAGTCTTCCACTAAACATTTTGAT AAACAATGCAGGAATTTTTGGAACCCCTTTCATGCTGTCTGAAGATAACATCGAACTACAATTTGCCACAAATCATATAG gtcattttcttttaacaaatcTGTTATTGGATACTATGAAGAAAACAACACATGAAAGTAAGAAACAAGGAAGAATTGTTAATGTCTCCTCACAGGGTCATCAATTCACCTATCGGGAAGGAATCCTTTTTGATAAACTTAATGATCAATCAAG TTATCAGGCATTCCGTGCATATGGACAGTCAAAGCTTGCTAACATTTTACATGCCAATGAACTTGCTAGACGTCTTAAG GAAGATGGGGTAGATATTACTGCTAATTCTCTTCATCCAGGAGCCATTGCCACCAATATCCATCGTTACAATAGTGTATTGACTG GACTACCAGGTGTAGTTAAGAAGTTGCTGAGTTATGTAGTTAAAAATGTTCAGCAG ATAGTAATATTGCCAAAGCAAACTCACAAGGAAGGGACATTGATTTGGCTGAGAAACTCTGGGACTTCAGCATGA
- the LOC114368658 gene encoding short-chain dehydrogenase TIC 32, chloroplastic-like isoform X1: protein MWWPFSRKEKEGSGFSSSSTAEEVTEGIDGTALTAIVTGASSGIGAETTRVLAMRGVHVIMGVKNMNAAKNIKETILKGIPSAKVDAMELDLSSMTSVRKFASEFISSSLPLNILINNAGIFGTPFMLSEDNIELQFATNHIGHFLLTNLLLDTMKKTTHESKKQGRIVNVSSQGHQFTYREGILFDKLNDQSSYQAFRAYGQSKLANILHANELARRLKEDGVDITANSLHPGAIATNIHRYNSVLTGLPGVVKKLLSYVVKNVQQGAATTCYVALHPQVRGISGEYFADSNIAKANSQGRDIDLAEKLWDFSMNLTK, encoded by the exons ATGTGGTGGCCGTTCAGcagaaaagagaaagagggtTCTGGATTTTCATCTTCTTCCACTGCCGAGGAAGTTACTGAAGGAATCGATGGCACTGCCCTCACTGCTATTGTTACAG GGGCATCTAGTGGTATTGGTGCTGAGACTACCCGTGTTCTTGCTATGCGTGGTGTCCATGTAATTATGGGGGTGAAAAATATGAATGctgcaaaaaatataaaagaaacaatACTTAAAGGGATTCCCTCAGCTAAAGTTGATGCTATGGAGTTAGACCTTAGTTCAATGACATCTGTTCGAAAATTTGCATCAGAGTTCATTTCTTCTAGTCTTCCACTAAACATTTTGAT AAACAATGCAGGAATTTTTGGAACCCCTTTCATGCTGTCTGAAGATAACATCGAACTACAATTTGCCACAAATCATATAG gtcattttcttttaacaaatcTGTTATTGGATACTATGAAGAAAACAACACATGAAAGTAAGAAACAAGGAAGAATTGTTAATGTCTCCTCACAGGGTCATCAATTCACCTATCGGGAAGGAATCCTTTTTGATAAACTTAATGATCAATCAAG TTATCAGGCATTCCGTGCATATGGACAGTCAAAGCTTGCTAACATTTTACATGCCAATGAACTTGCTAGACGTCTTAAG GAAGATGGGGTAGATATTACTGCTAATTCTCTTCATCCAGGAGCCATTGCCACCAATATCCATCGTTACAATAGTGTATTGACTG GACTACCAGGTGTAGTTAAGAAGTTGCTGAGTTATGTAGTTAAAAATGTTCAGCAG GGAGCAGCAACAACTTGCTATGTAGCATTGCACCCACAAGTGAGGGGAATTAGTGGTGAGTATTTTGCAGATAGTAATATTGCCAAAGCAAACTCACAAGGAAGGGACATTGATTTGGCTGAGAAACTCTGGGACTTCAGCATGAATTTGACCAAGTAG
- the LOC114367534 gene encoding short-chain dehydrogenase TIC 32, chloroplastic-like — MGSSGFSSSSTAEEVTQGINGSGLTAIVTGTTHGIGTETARVLALRGVHVIMAARDVIAAKAVKEAILKEIPTAKVDAMELDLSSMTSVRKFALEYISSGLPLNILINNAGISAFPFTLSKDNIELQFATNHLGHFLLTNLLLDTLKKTASESKKEGRIIIVSSDGHQYTYPEGILFDKINDESSYQKWHAYGQSKLANILHANELTRLLKEDGIDNITANSLHPGAIMDTNIYKPEINGPVPTDLINRLGSFLLKNIQQGAATTCYVALHPQVRGISGEYFSDNNLAKASSLAKDTNLAKKLWDFSMKTIDYNTHEQI; from the exons ATGGGTTCTTCTGGGTTTTCATCATCTTCTACTGCAGAGGAAGTTACTCAAGGAATCAATGGGAGTGGCCTAACTGCAATTGTCACAg GAACAACCCATGGTATTGGTACTGAGACTGCAAGAGTTCTTGCTTTGCGTGGTGTACATGTGATTATGGCTGCGAGAGATGTGATTGCTGCAAAAGCTGTCAAAGAAGCAATACTTAAAGAGATTCCCACAGCCAAAGTTGATGCCATGGAATTAGACCTTAGCTCAATGACTTCCGTCAGAAAGTTTGCATTAGAGTATATTTCATCTGGTCTTCCATTGAACATCTTGAT AAACAATGCGGGAATAAGTGCATTCCCTTTCACGCTGTCCAAAGACAACATCGAACTACAATTTGCCACAAATCACTTAG GtcattttcttttaacaaatcTTTTGTTGGATACTTTGAAGAAAACTGCAAGTgaaagcaagaaagaaggaagaaTTATTATTGTCTCCTCTGACGGTCACCAATATACATATCCTGAAGGAAttctttttgataaaattaatgatgAATCAAG ttACCAGAAGTGGCATGCATATGGGCAATCAAAGCTTGCCAACATTTTACATGCCAACGAACTTACAAGACTTCTTAAA GAAGATGGGATAGATAATATTACTGCAAATTCTCTTCATCCAGGAGCTATTATGGACACCAATATTTATAAACCAGAGATTAATGGCCCTGTGCCAACTG ATCTAATTAATAGGCTAGGGAGTTTTCTGCTAAAAAATATCCAGCAG GGAGCAGCAACAACATGCTATGTAGCGTTGCACCCACAAGTGAGGGGAATAAGCGGCGAGTATTTTTCAGATAATAATCTGGCTAAAGCGAGTTCACTGGCAAAGGACACTAATTTGGCTAAGAAACTTTGGGATTTCAGCATGAAAACAATTGATTACAATACCCATGAGCAAATCTGA